A stretch of Vicinamibacteria bacterium DNA encodes these proteins:
- a CDS encoding DUF4266 domain-containing protein: MSLLCRTVVLAGVMGLSAQGCATVQPWQRGRLADPCMTFDSDAGRVAYQTHWQEAREGAAGGFGVQSGGCGCK; this comes from the coding sequence ATGTCCCTGCTCTGCCGCACGGTGGTCCTCGCGGGCGTGATGGGACTCTCCGCTCAAGGGTGCGCGACCGTCCAGCCGTGGCAGCGGGGCCGTCTCGCCGATCCCTGCATGACCTTCGATTCCGACGCGGGACGCGTCGCGTACCAGACGCACTGGCAGGAGGCTCGAGAGGGCGCAGCGGGAGGCTTTGGAGTCCAGTCGGGCGGCTGTGGCTGCAAGTAA
- a CDS encoding DUF3570 domain-containing protein gives MAASKPRYRSRLRALLVVGIGVSALEGAGYVDWAEDELNVQFHAFQDTRDATILSPTIELTKDFTDRTTLRAKFGLDAISAASDSCVRCHRPGARDTRLLAGASVIHKLSDDTKLTVGAEVGHENFYQATTVIAQISKRLNKGNTTVAGGYSFSLNRPQLHPAQRTENQFASDAFASLTHTLTKTTVAQFGYEIAQIDGYQSSPFLRALINGERAVGVSPDSRTRQTLSARLRQALPLDSYLETDYRHYLDTWSIHSNSLQVGLSHYLTRQLLVNVSYRWYQQTGAFFFAPEYFGNPHYFTGDFRLQPFDSSLYGGRVVYTSRGRLLWLPEGAGLTAEYEFYRSTTGFQAAIFTGGVRIPLGNK, from the coding sequence GTGGCTGCAAGTAAGCCTCGCTACCGCTCACGCCTGCGGGCGCTCTTAGTCGTGGGCATCGGCGTCTCCGCCCTCGAAGGGGCAGGGTATGTGGACTGGGCGGAAGACGAGCTGAACGTCCAGTTCCACGCCTTCCAGGACACGCGGGACGCCACCATCCTGAGCCCAACGATCGAGCTCACCAAAGACTTCACCGACCGAACGACCCTCCGAGCAAAGTTCGGCCTGGACGCCATCTCCGCGGCCTCGGACTCGTGCGTGCGCTGTCACCGACCGGGCGCCAGGGACACCCGCCTGCTGGCGGGCGCCTCCGTGATCCATAAGCTGAGCGATGACACGAAGCTCACCGTTGGTGCGGAGGTGGGGCACGAGAACTTCTACCAGGCGACCACCGTCATCGCGCAGATCTCCAAGCGCCTGAACAAAGGAAATACGACCGTGGCGGGCGGCTACTCGTTCTCCCTCAACCGACCGCAGCTCCACCCCGCCCAGCGGACGGAGAACCAGTTTGCGAGCGACGCCTTCGCCTCCCTCACTCACACCCTCACGAAAACTACGGTCGCGCAATTCGGCTACGAGATCGCGCAGATCGACGGGTACCAATCGAGTCCGTTCCTTCGCGCGCTCATCAACGGCGAGCGAGCGGTTGGAGTCTCCCCGGACAGCCGAACCCGCCAGACGCTAAGCGCGAGGCTTCGGCAAGCCCTACCTCTCGATAGCTATCTCGAGACCGACTACCGACACTACCTGGATACTTGGTCGATCCACTCCAACAGCCTTCAGGTGGGTCTGTCCCACTATCTGACCCGACAACTCCTGGTAAATGTGTCGTATCGGTGGTACCAGCAGACGGGGGCATTCTTCTTTGCTCCGGAATACTTCGGCAACCCCCACTACTTCACGGGGGACTTTCGGCTCCAGCCATTTGACTCCAGCCTCTACGGTGGACGAGTGGTCTACACGTCCCGGGGCCGTCTCCTTTGGCTCCCGGAAGGCGCCGGCCTGACCGCCGAGTACGAGTTCTACCGGAGCACGACCGGGTTTCAGGCCGCAATCTTCACGGGAGGCGTCCGCATTCCCCTAGGCAACAAGTGA
- a CDS encoding FAD:protein FMN transferase, with the protein MRPLPGKGVAWVAFVLVGQASAGGEPPAADPDVTTREYRYLMGTSVEIMANGGSASERRAAVDEAFAAVAEVDRLMSNYRDDSELAELNRNADRVPVKVSAPLLSVLEAAQRVSALSDGAFDITVGPLVRLWGFHDKKAHVPAPEELARVRPLVGYKNLLIDESLHTARFARPGVELDLGGIAKGFAVELAANVLRKHGLTGLIDAGGNQYLLGHPPGKDSWRVGIKNPDAPNRLLGMLEVGECSVSTSAQNANYLTAGNRTYGHILDPRTLQPSDGALSATIISPDGTFADALSKVGFILGPGRGLDIIESFPQTAGLIAYRQPDGRIGIATSPRLRGKFHPTSAPP; encoded by the coding sequence GTGAGACCGCTCCCCGGGAAGGGCGTCGCCTGGGTCGCCTTCGTGTTGGTCGGGCAGGCCTCCGCGGGCGGGGAGCCGCCGGCGGCCGATCCGGACGTGACGACCAGGGAATACCGATACCTCATGGGGACGTCGGTGGAGATCATGGCCAATGGAGGCTCGGCCAGCGAGCGCCGGGCCGCCGTCGACGAGGCCTTCGCGGCCGTCGCGGAAGTCGACCGGCTCATGAGCAACTACCGGGACGACAGCGAGCTCGCAGAACTCAACCGCAACGCGGATCGCGTCCCGGTGAAGGTCAGCGCTCCCCTGCTCTCGGTCTTGGAGGCGGCACAGCGCGTCAGCGCCTTGAGCGACGGTGCCTTCGACATCACCGTGGGTCCCTTGGTGCGTCTCTGGGGATTTCACGACAAGAAGGCCCACGTCCCCGCCCCGGAGGAGCTGGCCCGGGTGCGTCCCCTAGTTGGGTACAAGAACCTACTCATCGATGAGAGCCTGCACACGGCGCGCTTCGCCCGCCCCGGCGTCGAACTCGACTTGGGTGGTATCGCCAAAGGCTTCGCAGTAGAGCTCGCCGCCAACGTGCTCCGCAAACACGGCCTCACGGGGTTGATCGACGCCGGGGGCAACCAGTACCTCCTCGGCCACCCGCCGGGCAAAGACTCATGGCGGGTCGGGATCAAGAATCCAGACGCCCCCAACAGGTTGCTCGGCATGCTGGAGGTCGGGGAATGCTCGGTCTCGACTTCCGCCCAGAATGCCAACTACCTCACCGCAGGCAACCGCACATACGGCCACATCCTCGATCCCCGGACCCTCCAACCCTCCGATGGGGCATTGAGCGCCACCATCATCTCCCCCGATGGGACCTTCGCCGATGCTTTGTCCAAAGTAGGCTTCATCCTCGGACCGGGACGGGGCCTGGACATCATCGAGTCCTTCCCCCAGACCGCTGGTCTCATCGCCTACCGGCAGCCCGACGGCCGCATCGGTATTGCAACCTCGCCGCGCCTCCGGGGAAAGTTTCATCCAACCTCCGCGCCTCCTTAA
- a CDS encoding Smr/MutS family protein: MRDEDAVEIPITGELDLHTFAPRDVASLVEDYVRACREKGIRRLRLIHGRGRGVQRAEVRRVLARLSEVAAFADAPPERGGWGATLVELYPT, from the coding sequence GTGAGGGACGAGGACGCGGTCGAGATCCCCATCACAGGCGAATTGGACCTGCATACGTTTGCTCCCCGCGACGTAGCTTCCCTGGTCGAGGACTACGTGCGGGCCTGTCGAGAGAAGGGAATCCGCCGACTGCGTCTCATCCATGGCCGCGGCCGTGGCGTACAGCGCGCAGAGGTGCGGCGCGTCCTTGCCCGCTTGTCCGAGGTGGCGGCCTTCGCGGACGCTCCCCCCGAACGGGGCGGCTGGGGCGCGACCCTCGTCGAACTCTACCCAACGTGA
- the metH gene encoding methionine synthase, with protein sequence MADDPIPAHRAAGLHALLKERILIMDGAMGTMIQARNLQEADFRGGRFKDHPRDLKGCNDLLSLTQPAVVEAIHREYLESGADIIETNTFNSTSISLADYALQEAAYEINLAAARVARRAAGAFMAARQGRGVFVVGALGPTNRTASFSRDVNNPGARQVTFDELEAAYYDQARGLLDGGVDVLMVETIFDTLNGKAALFAIQRAFDERGQRVPVMASVTITDMSGRCLSGQTVEAFWNSVSHVDLLSVGINCSLGPREMRPYLEELSGVAPVFVSCYPNAGLPNPLLPTGFPETPADMAPVLREFAERGWINIVGGCCGTTPAHIRAIAEAVRGLPPRDPARPAPYSRFSGLEPLTIRPDANFLNIGERTNVTGSPRFAQQILAGRFEEALAVARQQVEGGAQILDVNMDEGMLDSAAAMTTFLNLIAAEPDIARVPIMVDSSKWSVIEAGLKCLQGKGIVNSISLKEGEEAFKRQARLVRRYGAGVVVMAFDEEGQATSVERKVAICARAHGILTEEVGFPPTDIIFDPNILTVATGIEEHNDYAVAFIEATRRIKALLPGCKVSGGVSNISFSFRGNKAVREAMHSAFLYHAIKAGLDMAIVNAGQLEVYAEIPRDLRELVEDVLLNRREDATERLVAFAESVKQKDKGPIQEDAWRRGTVEERLTHALVKGIVDFIEADTEEAREKHGRPLAVIEGPLMAGMNVVGDLFGSGKMFLPQVVKSARVMKKAVAYLQPFLEAEKKEGEPRPAEARIVMATVKGDVHDIGKNIVGVVLACNNYEIVDLGVMVPCEKILATAREVGADMVGLSGLITPSLEEMAHVAREMERQGFEVPLLIGGATTSKAHTAVKIAPAYHGPVVHVLDASRAVGVVGKLKSPGQRGTLAAENRAEQERLRREFLARRTERPLLSLEDARRRRTRIDWNAYQPPRPSLRGVRVLDSVPLAEIVPFIDWSPFFHTWELKGTYPRIFENEAWGARARELFDDAQRRLGQTVRDGSLTARAVFGLFPANSVGDDIEVYTDDARSGILATFHTLRQQSDKGEAEPDQALADFIAPRETGLLDYLGAFAVTSGVGIEPLVEALEKDHDDYGSIMVKALADRLAEALAEWLHKRARAEWGYGENESLSVEDLIRERYRGIRPAPGYPACPDHTEKRPLFDLLRAEENVGIRLTESYAMLPAASVSGFYFSHPQARYFAVGQIERDQVLDYHRRKGMDLRAVERWLAPHLNYEPEGEVVGEVSPTRAPNGVVV encoded by the coding sequence ATGGCTGACGATCCCATCCCCGCCCATCGCGCGGCCGGGCTGCACGCCCTGCTAAAGGAGCGCATCCTCATCATGGACGGTGCGATGGGTACGATGATTCAAGCCCGCAACCTCCAAGAGGCGGACTTCCGCGGCGGGCGTTTCAAGGACCACCCCCGCGATCTCAAGGGCTGCAACGACCTGCTCTCCCTCACCCAGCCCGCGGTGGTGGAGGCCATCCACCGGGAGTACCTGGAGTCGGGGGCGGACATCATCGAGACCAACACGTTCAACTCCACCTCTATCTCGCTGGCGGACTATGCTCTGCAGGAAGCGGCTTACGAGATCAATCTGGCCGCGGCCCGGGTGGCTCGGAGGGCGGCGGGCGCGTTCATGGCCGCCCGGCAAGGGCGGGGAGTGTTCGTGGTCGGAGCCCTGGGGCCCACCAACCGCACCGCCTCCTTCTCCCGCGACGTGAACAACCCGGGCGCCCGCCAAGTGACCTTCGACGAGCTGGAGGCCGCCTACTACGACCAGGCCCGCGGTCTCCTGGACGGCGGGGTGGACGTGCTGATGGTGGAGACCATTTTCGACACCCTGAACGGCAAGGCCGCCCTCTTTGCCATCCAGCGCGCCTTCGATGAGCGGGGACAACGGGTGCCGGTGATGGCCTCCGTGACCATCACGGACATGAGCGGCCGCTGCCTATCCGGACAGACGGTGGAGGCCTTCTGGAACTCCGTCTCCCACGTGGATCTGTTGAGCGTGGGGATCAACTGCTCGCTGGGACCGCGCGAGATGAGGCCCTACTTGGAGGAGCTCTCCGGCGTGGCCCCCGTGTTTGTGAGCTGCTACCCCAACGCGGGCCTGCCCAACCCCCTCTTGCCCACGGGCTTCCCCGAGACGCCCGCGGACATGGCCCCCGTTCTGCGCGAGTTCGCGGAAAGGGGCTGGATCAACATCGTCGGGGGCTGCTGCGGCACTACCCCCGCCCACATCCGGGCCATCGCGGAAGCGGTGCGGGGCCTGCCCCCGCGTGACCCCGCCCGGCCCGCGCCCTACTCGCGATTCAGCGGCTTGGAGCCGCTCACCATTCGTCCGGATGCCAACTTCCTGAACATCGGCGAGCGCACCAACGTCACCGGGTCGCCCCGCTTCGCCCAGCAGATCCTGGCCGGCCGCTTCGAGGAGGCCCTGGCCGTCGCGCGCCAGCAGGTGGAGGGGGGGGCCCAGATCCTCGATGTAAACATGGACGAGGGGATGCTGGACTCCGCGGCCGCGATGACGACGTTCCTGAACCTCATCGCCGCCGAGCCCGACATCGCGCGCGTGCCCATCATGGTGGACAGCTCCAAGTGGAGCGTGATCGAGGCCGGGCTGAAGTGCCTCCAGGGGAAGGGCATAGTCAACTCCATCAGCCTCAAAGAAGGAGAGGAGGCTTTCAAGCGGCAAGCCCGGCTCGTCCGCCGCTACGGGGCGGGGGTGGTGGTGATGGCCTTCGACGAGGAAGGCCAGGCCACGTCCGTGGAGCGCAAGGTCGCTATCTGCGCGCGCGCCCACGGGATCCTCACCGAGGAGGTGGGTTTCCCGCCCACGGACATAATCTTCGACCCCAACATCCTGACCGTCGCCACCGGCATCGAGGAGCACAACGACTACGCAGTGGCATTCATAGAGGCCACGCGGAGGATCAAGGCCCTCCTGCCCGGCTGCAAGGTGAGCGGGGGAGTCAGCAATATCTCGTTCTCCTTCCGGGGGAACAAGGCCGTGCGGGAGGCCATGCACTCGGCCTTCCTTTACCACGCGATCAAGGCCGGCCTCGACATGGCCATCGTCAACGCGGGCCAGCTGGAAGTCTACGCGGAGATCCCCCGGGACCTGCGGGAACTCGTGGAGGACGTGCTCCTGAACCGCCGGGAGGACGCTACCGAGAGGCTCGTGGCCTTCGCGGAGTCGGTGAAGCAGAAGGACAAGGGTCCGATTCAGGAGGACGCCTGGCGGCGGGGAACGGTGGAGGAGAGGCTTACCCACGCCCTCGTGAAGGGGATCGTGGACTTCATCGAGGCCGACACCGAGGAGGCGAGGGAGAAGCACGGGAGGCCCCTGGCCGTGATCGAGGGCCCCCTCATGGCCGGCATGAACGTGGTGGGGGACCTCTTCGGCTCCGGCAAGATGTTCCTGCCCCAGGTGGTGAAGAGCGCGCGGGTGATGAAGAAGGCGGTGGCCTACCTGCAGCCATTCCTGGAAGCCGAGAAGAAGGAGGGAGAACCAAGGCCGGCGGAAGCGCGGATCGTGATGGCCACGGTCAAGGGCGACGTCCACGACATCGGCAAGAACATCGTGGGCGTGGTCCTGGCCTGCAATAACTACGAGATCGTCGACCTCGGGGTGATGGTGCCTTGCGAGAAGATCCTGGCCACCGCCCGGGAGGTGGGCGCGGACATGGTCGGTCTCTCCGGCCTCATCACGCCCTCCCTCGAGGAGATGGCGCATGTGGCGCGGGAGATGGAGCGCCAGGGCTTCGAGGTCCCCCTTCTCATCGGGGGAGCCACCACGAGCAAAGCCCATACCGCGGTGAAGATCGCGCCCGCTTACCACGGGCCGGTGGTGCATGTCCTGGACGCCTCCCGGGCGGTGGGGGTGGTGGGCAAGCTCAAGAGCCCTGGGCAGAGGGGGACTCTGGCCGCGGAGAACCGGGCCGAGCAGGAGCGTCTCCGCCGGGAATTCCTCGCCCGCCGGACGGAGCGTCCGCTCCTCTCCCTGGAGGACGCGCGCCGCCGGCGAACACGCATCGACTGGAACGCCTACCAGCCGCCGCGCCCCTCCCTCCGGGGCGTGCGTGTGCTCGATTCCGTGCCCCTGGCCGAGATCGTGCCCTTCATCGACTGGTCCCCCTTCTTCCACACCTGGGAGCTGAAGGGAACCTACCCGCGGATCTTCGAGAACGAGGCCTGGGGGGCGCGGGCCCGGGAGCTTTTCGATGATGCCCAGAGGCGGCTCGGTCAGACGGTGAGGGACGGGTCCCTGACCGCGCGCGCGGTCTTCGGCCTCTTTCCCGCCAACAGCGTGGGCGACGATATCGAGGTCTACACCGACGACGCGCGCTCCGGGATCCTCGCCACCTTCCACACCTTGCGCCAACAGTCGGACAAAGGGGAGGCCGAACCCGACCAGGCCCTGGCCGACTTCATCGCTCCCCGCGAGACCGGGCTCCTCGACTACCTGGGGGCCTTTGCCGTGACCTCGGGGGTCGGGATCGAGCCTTTGGTGGAGGCCCTCGAAAAAGACCACGACGACTACGGATCGATCATGGTCAAGGCCTTGGCCGACCGCCTGGCGGAGGCCCTGGCCGAGTGGCTGCACAAGCGGGCTCGCGCCGAGTGGGGCTACGGCGAGAACGAGTCGCTCAGCGTAGAGGACCTGATCCGGGAGCGCTACCGAGGCATCCGCCCCGCTCCTGGCTATCCAGCTTGCCCGGACCACACCGAGAAGCGCCCCCTCTTCGATCTCCTCCGGGCGGAGGAGAACGTCGGCATCCGCCTCACGGAGAGCTACGCCATGCTTCCCGCCGCCTCGGTGAGCGGTTTCTACTTCTCGCACCCCCAGGCCCGCTACTTCGCGGTGGGCCAGATCGAGCGCGACCAAGTGCTCGACTACCACCGGAGAAAGGGTATGGACCTGAGGGCGGTGGAGCGCTGGCTGGCCCCCCACCTCAACTACGAGCCCGAGGGAGAGGTGGTGGGGGAGGTGTCACCCACGCGCGCGCCCAACGGCGTCGTGGTCTGA
- a CDS encoding VIT1/CCC1 transporter family protein, translating to MPQTPHVETHFTSGEVVRDVVIGMSDGLTVPFALAAGLSGAVDATAIVITAGLAEVAAGSIAMGLGGYLAAKSDAEHYRSERAREQREVRELPAHEAAEVAEIFRSYGLTEDESAPLVEALRQRPEAWVDFMMRFELGLEQPDPQRARKSAITIAGAYIAGGLVPLAPYFLVARARAALPLSVGVTLVALAVFGYVKGRFTGAAPLRGALQTMLIGGLAAAAAFAIARLVS from the coding sequence ATGCCACAGACCCCCCATGTCGAGACCCATTTCACTTCGGGCGAGGTGGTGAGGGATGTGGTCATCGGCATGTCCGACGGCCTCACCGTCCCCTTCGCCCTGGCGGCGGGGCTCTCGGGGGCCGTGGACGCTACTGCCATCGTGATCACGGCCGGCTTGGCCGAGGTGGCGGCGGGCTCGATCGCCATGGGCCTGGGCGGATACCTCGCGGCCAAGAGCGACGCCGAGCACTACCGGAGTGAGCGGGCCCGTGAGCAGCGCGAAGTGAGGGAACTGCCCGCGCACGAAGCGGCGGAGGTGGCCGAGATCTTCCGGTCCTACGGCCTCACCGAGGACGAGAGTGCTCCTTTGGTCGAAGCACTGCGCCAGCGCCCCGAGGCCTGGGTCGACTTCATGATGCGGTTCGAGCTGGGCTTGGAGCAGCCCGACCCGCAGCGCGCGCGCAAGAGCGCGATCACGATCGCGGGGGCCTATATCGCGGGCGGCTTGGTCCCCCTTGCCCCCTACTTCCTGGTCGCCAGGGCCCGGGCCGCTCTGCCCCTCTCGGTGGGGGTCACCCTGGTCGCCCTTGCCGTGTTCGGTTACGTGAAGGGGCGCTTCACGGGCGCCGCCCCCCTTCGGGGGGCGCTGCAGACCATGCTCATCGGGGGGCTGGCGGCGGCTGCCGCCTTCGCTATCGCCCGCCTCGTCTCCTGA
- a CDS encoding PP2C family protein-serine/threonine phosphatase, with translation MASCSLGGLAFIAVYFVSSPLRWISLALMLLGFVMFTAVQVILRREFLCRLDREEDQRTAREIQSRLLPALLPGIPGIELAAHYTPFRLIGGDYYDALPLGNSHLFIAMADVSGKGTGAALLTANLQATLHFALFLTRDHSLEAVAHAMNAQLAHHTAPNVFVTMVLAVLDLSAYRLRYVNAGHAPPLGLGPDGNLLRLEATGLPLGIFETSTYAVGEVEVPPGTALLLYTDGLSERADPSQRLYGEERIAAVLRQTAGKGAEQVIDAITSDAERFAGGEQPHDDTALLVLRTLT, from the coding sequence TTGGCCAGCTGTTCCCTGGGTGGCCTGGCGTTCATCGCCGTCTATTTCGTGTCCAGCCCGCTCCGATGGATCTCGCTCGCGCTCATGTTGTTGGGATTCGTCATGTTCACTGCCGTTCAGGTCATTCTTCGCCGTGAATTCCTGTGTCGCCTCGACAGAGAAGAGGACCAGCGCACGGCACGGGAAATCCAGTCCCGCCTACTCCCCGCCCTGCTCCCGGGCATACCGGGCATCGAGTTGGCTGCTCACTACACGCCCTTTCGTCTCATTGGCGGCGATTATTACGATGCCTTGCCCCTCGGTAACTCCCACCTGTTCATTGCCATGGCCGACGTCTCGGGCAAGGGTACAGGTGCCGCCCTCCTGACCGCGAACCTGCAGGCCACCCTTCATTTCGCGCTTTTTTTGACCCGTGACCACTCACTCGAGGCGGTCGCTCACGCCATGAACGCGCAGCTGGCTCACCATACCGCACCGAACGTTTTTGTGACCATGGTGCTGGCCGTGCTCGATCTCAGCGCGTACCGGCTGCGCTACGTCAACGCCGGGCATGCGCCCCCCCTGGGCCTTGGTCCCGACGGCAACTTGCTACGGCTCGAGGCCACGGGTCTGCCCCTGGGGATCTTCGAGACGTCAACCTACGCGGTGGGCGAGGTAGAGGTTCCACCGGGGACGGCTTTGCTCCTCTACACCGATGGCCTGAGCGAGCGGGCGGACCCTTCCCAGAGACTGTACGGCGAGGAGCGCATCGCAGCGGTTCTGAGACAGACCGCCGGCAAGGGCGCGGAGCAGGTCATCGATGCGATCACGAGTGACGCGGAGAGATTTGCGGGAGGCGAGCAACCCCACGACGACACCGCATTGCTGGTCCTGCGGACGCTGACATAA
- a CDS encoding prolyl oligopeptidase family serine peptidase, with the protein MSALRGTILLSLIALAVPSRALALCTTSTCEPDGTQPSGAVFRMCMPEPGCWNGDLVIWAHGYVAFNEPVRIPEDQLVIGGVSLPRLINNLGFGFATTSYRTNGLAVKDGIEDVRELVDLFRAAHGSPDRVYLTGASEGGLITTLAVEQFPETFDGGLAACGPIGDFRQQLDYFGDFRVVFDYFFPGLIPGSPVTIPPDVIANWQTTYVPRITAALRARPHAVDQLLRVTGAPTDPLVPATREATILGLLWYNVFATNDGVTKLGGQPFDNTQRFYSGSDNDFLLNLLVQRFAAQPVALDEVGANYQTSGRLISPLVTIHTTGDPIIPFGHEALYWLKTLFSGSLFLHDEIPVLRYGHCAFQPSEALVAFALLVLKVRGLELVGAEHALPDPTSRQEFLDLARKNGLAPQSPIP; encoded by the coding sequence ATGTCCGCTCTCAGGGGCACCATTTTGCTTTCGCTGATCGCCCTGGCGGTTCCCAGCCGGGCCCTAGCCCTCTGCACGACCAGCACCTGTGAACCGGACGGAACACAGCCGAGCGGCGCCGTGTTCCGCATGTGCATGCCGGAGCCGGGGTGCTGGAACGGCGATCTTGTGATCTGGGCCCATGGCTACGTGGCGTTCAACGAACCCGTGCGCATCCCAGAGGACCAGCTTGTGATCGGCGGTGTATCCCTGCCCCGCCTAATCAACAATCTGGGTTTCGGTTTCGCTACGACCAGCTACCGAACGAACGGGCTGGCCGTGAAGGACGGGATCGAGGATGTGCGCGAGCTGGTGGATCTCTTCCGAGCGGCGCACGGCTCGCCGGACCGGGTCTACCTGACGGGGGCGTCCGAAGGCGGCCTGATCACTACTTTGGCCGTCGAGCAGTTCCCGGAGACGTTCGACGGCGGCCTTGCCGCCTGCGGGCCGATCGGCGATTTTCGCCAGCAGCTCGATTACTTCGGGGACTTCCGGGTGGTGTTTGACTATTTCTTCCCCGGCCTCATCCCCGGCAGCCCTGTCACGATCCCCCCCGACGTCATAGCCAACTGGCAGACGACCTACGTTCCGCGGATCACCGCGGCCCTTCGCGCGCGCCCCCACGCCGTCGACCAGCTTTTGCGCGTGACCGGTGCTCCCACCGATCCCCTCGTCCCCGCCACCCGGGAGGCTACGATCTTGGGCCTCCTCTGGTACAACGTCTTCGCCACCAATGATGGGGTAACCAAGCTGGGCGGCCAGCCCTTCGATAACACCCAGCGTTTTTACTCGGGATCTGATAACGACTTCCTGCTAAACCTGCTGGTGCAGCGCTTTGCAGCCCAACCCGTTGCCCTCGACGAGGTCGGGGCCAACTACCAGACCTCTGGGCGGCTGATTTCGCCTCTGGTCACGATCCACACCACCGGGGACCCCATCATCCCTTTTGGCCACGAGGCCCTCTACTGGCTCAAGACCCTGTTTTCGGGCTCGCTGTTCCTCCACGACGAGATACCGGTTCTACGCTATGGCCACTGCGCCTTCCAGCCTAGCGAAGCGCTGGTGGCGTTCGCCCTGCTGGTACTAAAGGTCAGGGGCTTGGAGCTGGTCGGAGCCGAGCACGCCCTGCCCGACCCAACGTCTCGGCAGGAGTTCCTAGACCTAGCGCGTAAGAACGGGCTCGCCCCGCAGAGTCCGATTCCCTAG
- a CDS encoding alpha-galactosidase, whose protein sequence is MDRLRRQILAAVLTAHGALISQAASGEGLAPTPPMGWNSWNKFGCDVSEKLVKETADAMVTAGMKDVGYQYVVIDDCWQVKRDEKGRIVADPERFASGMKDLANYVHGKGLRFGLYSDAGTGTCKKRPGSKGYEELDARTYAEWGVDYLKYDWCNTQGQDTRDSYGRMSRALRGSGRPIVFSICEWGSTKPWLWAQGVGHLWRSTGDIQDCWDCGRSWGGMGVVHIIDLVAELHPYAGPGHWNDPDMLEVGNGGLNPSESRAHFSFWCLFAAPLIAGNDLRTMSKETIEILTNREAIAVDQDPLGIQGRKVRDNGPHQVFVKPLADGSRAVILFNRGTEAGKIVIPWEDIGLSPGGKAVVRDLWRKSDLGSFEGRFEAKVEPHDVVMVRVTPAF, encoded by the coding sequence ATGGATAGGTTGCGGCGTCAGATCTTAGCGGCCGTCCTCACGGCGCACGGCGCTCTGATTAGCCAGGCGGCAAGCGGCGAGGGGCTCGCCCCCACGCCGCCCATGGGCTGGAACAGTTGGAACAAGTTCGGTTGCGACGTCAGCGAGAAGCTCGTCAAGGAGACGGCTGACGCCATGGTGACCGCGGGAATGAAGGATGTGGGCTACCAGTACGTGGTCATCGATGACTGCTGGCAGGTGAAGCGCGACGAGAAGGGTCGTATCGTCGCCGACCCCGAGCGTTTCGCGTCCGGAATGAAGGACTTGGCCAACTACGTCCACGGGAAGGGGCTCCGCTTCGGCCTCTACTCGGACGCGGGCACCGGAACCTGCAAGAAACGCCCCGGGAGCAAAGGCTACGAGGAGCTCGACGCACGGACCTACGCCGAGTGGGGCGTAGATTATCTGAAGTACGACTGGTGCAACACGCAGGGGCAGGACACTCGCGACTCCTACGGGCGGATGAGCCGCGCCCTCCGCGGGAGTGGCCGTCCCATCGTCTTCAGCATCTGCGAATGGGGGAGCACAAAGCCTTGGCTCTGGGCGCAGGGGGTGGGCCACCTCTGGCGCAGCACCGGAGACATCCAGGACTGCTGGGACTGCGGGAGGAGCTGGGGGGGGATGGGCGTCGTACACATCATCGACCTGGTAGCCGAACTCCATCCCTACGCGGGCCCCGGCCATTGGAACGACCCCGACATGCTCGAGGTCGGTAACGGAGGCTTGAACCCCTCCGAGTCCCGCGCCCACTTCAGTTTCTGGTGTCTCTTCGCGGCTCCCCTCATTGCGGGCAACGACCTGCGCACCATGTCCAAGGAGACGATCGAGATCCTCACCAACCGCGAGGCCATCGCGGTGGACCAGGATCCGCTCGGGATTCAGGGACGCAAGGTCCGGGACAACGGCCCTCACCAAGTGTTTGTGAAGCCCCTGGCCGATGGCTCGCGGGCCGTGATCCTCTTCAACCGCGGCACCGAGGCCGGGAAGATCGTGATTCCCTGGGAGGACATCGGCCTCTCCCCGGGCGGGAAGGCCGTGGTCCGCGACCTGTGGAGGAAGTCAGACCTCGGTTCATTCGAGGGACGGTTCGAGGCGAAGGTGGAGCCCCACGACGTCGTGATGGTGCGGGTCACACCCGCGTTCTGA